The Pseudorasbora parva isolate DD20220531a chromosome 21, ASM2467924v1, whole genome shotgun sequence sequence TTTGAGTAGGTGAATAATATTATTCATAACACTAATAATAATGTTACATGATAATAGAGACACAATATCTAAAGATAATGTTGGAACTGTTCAGCGTTACAGGACTGTCATTTATATCTAAGTTAAATCTAAATCATTTGTTCTTCTAAAAGATCCTTTTTTTCAGTTGATGTGATGTGGTCTTATTTACAGGGAGCATTGATTCATAAAACTAATATTGACTGATTTcttactgttaaaaagcttgtCATAAATGGTGACGTAACATAGACAAATGATACCATGGCTTGTTTTAAAAATTCTTAATTCCAGAAAAGATATTCATTACATGAATCTACAAATGAATTCTCAAAAGAGATGAGAAGAAACTGAAGCCTTCAGTCAAGGCAGCAACATTCTCCTTGCCCTTGCCATATTTGCCCACAAGGTAAACCAAACTATTGCCAAAATTACTGGACTGAATTCACCTCATTCCAAGGCGTGCAAATCCTATTTTGGATCAGGAATGAAAAGTGACACCAAAGCACTTCATACACCTCCTCTCTTGTACTTTCACCAGCACTCACTTTCCTAAACCTGATGTTCCGGCTAAAGTTAGCACACCCAGGCCAGTATATAAGACCCCAGAAAGGACTACGAACATGTCAGTCACATCAGTGTGGTGTATACTTCTCCTCTTTTGACCAACGGCAAAAAAATTGAGAGATGGTGAGTGTTTTTAGAAgactttaaacaaaacaaaaaatatatataaactcaATTCTTCAAGATGAGGTTAATTAATGGACACTCATTGATGGACATTAaatgttattacatttaataacaGGTTAATCTGTCAGTTGATAAATGGTCAGACAGAAATTTGTCAAGAGAACGAATTTGAGGTGCCAGTGCACTTAACTACTTAACAAAACATCCTTCCTTGACACCTTCTGAAATATAGAGCCCTGTTGTCACTGGACATGTACATGTGAAATTGCAACATGAGCAATAACTTTTCATTAGGTAATTAGCAGAAAATGTATGATGACAGAAGTCGTAACTGAAAATGGCGcagcaaaaaaagtgtttcacTCCTTACGTATGTGTTTCTCTATAGGCACCCAAGAAGGCCAAGAGGAGGCAGCAGGCAGAGGGCGGCAGCTCTAATGTCTTCTCAATGTTTGAGCAGAGCCAGATCCAGGAATACAAGGAGGTCAGTGCACAATCTTCAGAAATTTGacttatttttcttatatttctgGTAAAACTAAAATTAGTACATAAACATATTCATTTttcataaacattttatatattcaaGTTATGCATTTTGTCAGCACaacacacaaataataataattagggaATAGTTTTAACATCaattaaatcaatcaatcattatatcttaattatatatacattttgagGGCATGTTAGATATTCACCCATGCTCATGTGTTTGAAAATCTTATATTGCAGATTTCTATGTTAACTAGTAACTCAGCAAGAAGTAGATTTTGGAAACACTGACAGAATACTTTCTTTCAATGTTTCCAAAATCTACTTTTTGCTGAGAAGTAAACTGAAACCCAAGTGTAGCATTAGTTTTATGTTCAGTAACCAATTAGCAAAAACAATAGCTGTTTTAAGTAGTAAAAAGATGTGGTAGAGATGGGGTTGGCAAGCGTAACCAATACCCCCTCCTTAAATATCCCCAAAGTCTTGTTGTACATTCTGTGACCTTTTAACAACTTAGACAAGTGGGcagcagctgccaagatgcttCTTGATCTCAGATGTCATCTCCAGTTTCAGCGATGTTCAGTAGAAATACATCACGACCAGATGCCAGaaacagaaatgtatttcacaaCAACAAAATTAATCTTTTCTTGTGTGAACATATCTTGTGTATCTTTGGGGACCTATGATTCACACCATTCATACACTTTGAAAAGTGTAATTTAAAGCCTAGATACActttcaagattttttttttttttttttttttttttttttgtagttgcCAATAATCCTCGATGGCATGTTGTCTGTACCCCATAAAAGTGACTGATGTCTTATGCTTGGATAAAATGCAACATGAACTGGCATAAACTGTCTTAACCTCTCTTAAACAAACAGGCCTTCACAATCATCGACCAGAACAGGGACGGTATTATCAGCAAGGATGATTTGAGAGATGTGCTGGCCTCCATGGGTCAGCTAAATGTGAAAAACGAGGAGCTGGAAGCCATGGTCAAAGAGGCCAGCGGCCCCATTAACTTCACTGTCTTCCTCACCATGTTTGGTGAGAAGCTAAAAGGTGAGTTGTTTAAATCTTCTCTGGGTTTATTCTTGTAATCCCAAACAAGCACATCACTTTTACCTGCCACATACATTTAGATGCTTTCACTTTTATTCAAAGTGACTTACAGTgctttcaaaacattttcagtACGTGTATTCCCTAgcaatcaaacccatgaccttgttTTGTTGCTAGCagcatgctctactgtttgagcttcatgatgataaaaaaacacaaaaagcgcAGAGCAGCTCCTTTAGACAATGACACAATGAATGGTTATGAACACATACAAAATATAGTTTTGTATTCATAGAATGCATATTTACATCAAGTATTTACAccatttattcattcaactCTTCATTAAGGTGCTGACCCTGAGGATGTTATTGTGAGTGCTTTCAAAGTTCTGGACCCTGAGGCAACAGGCACCATCAAGAAGGAATTGTAAGTGTCCTGACTCATTTTTGTTCACACTAGAGAATGTTGAACTTTGAAGCCCATACAACTATGGTGAAGATTCATTTTtaagaaaataacattttgctttATTCTATAGCCTTGAGGAACTGCTGACCACCCAGTGCGACAGATTTACTGCTGAGGAGGTAAGTTATAGTTGGAATTGTATTAGTAGTGTTtgcaaaagcaataatttaATGTTTGTGCTATGGCAGAAATCACATTCAGTTTCAAACTGTGTGGCTTGTTGAGGAGAAATGTGCATTTAGTACATTTATAGTCATGCCAGCTCTGATTTGCTAAATGTGAACAATAAGGCATTAAGGTAAACATTAACATCAATAATCTCAGTGTGCgtgtattgtgaaaagcactATGCATTCAAGGCAGAACATGAGCCACATGTAGAGACATAAGGGTTTGCTTTTTCAGTTAGGCCAGTAAGCAGGCACCAAGAACAAATGTTAACATGCGGCTTTTGTTTTACTTGACAAATTATTTAAGATCTTGTGTTTGTTATCTTCTTCTAGATGACAAACCTTTGGGCTGCCTTCCCTCCCGATGTGGCTGGAAACGTAGACTACAAGAACATCTGCTACGTCATTACACACGGAGAGGAGAAAGAGGAAGAATAACTCAATCCATCGGCCATCTCTCTACCTCCTCATTACCACACCATCTTGTTACATTTTCAGTTTTCCCATGATCCATCAGTCCTCTCACAGAAACACTCGTCTAAACTGGAGGTCTTTTGGCATTTGGGTTCTCTGAGCTAATgtgattattttcaataaaataatCTAAAGTCATGAAATCACAATCTCTCTGTTCTGTCCGCCAGTGTTTCCCTTCATAAATGTATAGAACGAGGATATATTTGAAGAGATGTTGCGTCTCTGAAACAGAACGCCATCTTCTCTCTCAAAGTTTCCTGTTTATTTTCTTGGAAAAAGTAGGAAGGAAAGATATTGAACACTAACAGAAGACACAGAGGAAGAACGAGTGAAGATGAGGAAAAGAAACTTTTTCTCTTTTGTTCACTCCTCCATTCCGAAGTCctcttttttgcatttttctttaCTTTCTCTTGATTCATCTCTGTCCTCAAAACCA is a genomic window containing:
- the mylpfb gene encoding myosin regulatory light chain 2, skeletal muscle isoform X2, whose product is MAPKKAKRRQQAEGGSSNVFSMFEQSQIQEYKEAFTIIDQNRDGIISKDDLRDVLASMGQLNVKNEELEAMVKEASGPINFTVFLTMFGEKLKGADPEDVIVSAFKVLDPEATGTIKKEFLEELLTTQCDRFTAEEMTNLWAAFPPDVAGNVDYKNICYVITHGEEKEEE
- the mylpfb gene encoding myosin regulatory light chain 2, skeletal muscle isoform X1; this translates as MTNTSWSAPKKAKRRQQAEGGSSNVFSMFEQSQIQEYKEAFTIIDQNRDGIISKDDLRDVLASMGQLNVKNEELEAMVKEASGPINFTVFLTMFGEKLKGADPEDVIVSAFKVLDPEATGTIKKEFLEELLTTQCDRFTAEEMTNLWAAFPPDVAGNVDYKNICYVITHGEEKEEE